In the genome of bacterium, the window CCCAGCTTTCCGACGATTCCGAGAGCCAGATTCCTGGAGGGAATCCGGTGTTTGATTCCACCGTTGACCCCTCGCACCATCGCATCGGGTATGCCTCCGCACCAACTGGTCAACCGATCTTCGCCGATCTCGAGTTGCAGGACGACGCATGCGAAGAACAGGCCGGTGGGAAGGACCTTGTGGAGCTTCTTGTTCATCTCATTGACTACATCGACGATCGAGAAGCCCTTCGCCGTCATGCCATAGAAGACCTCGCACACCAGCGGAGTTCCGATTGCCGCGGAAAGGCCGTGGCCGGTAAAATCGCCGAGCAATACGCGCACGCTGCCATTGGGTGCCGTGGTCACCAACAGCACATCGCCACTGAGAACCGAAGCCGGGGAAACGAGCTTCCGTACATTTCCGATCTCGCTGGTATCCTGATTCACCATTCGGGCGAAAACCTTCTCAGCGATCCTCATATCCTGTTCATTCTGGATCTGGTTCAGACGCAACTCGTCTCGCTGAGTAATCATGGTCTCAGTCATCTGATAGATGCGAAGCTGGGCTGATAGTTTGGCCAGAAGAACCGGATTGCTGACCGGCTTGGAAAGAAAGTCGTCTCCGCCACACTCGATGCAGCGAACCAGCGCGTCCTCATCCAGGGTTGCAGTGAGAAAGATCACGGGTACGAATAGATCTCCCGCCATCCTCTTGATTTCCTGGGTCGCCTCATAGCCGTCCATCACCGGCATTTCGAGATCCATGATCACGGCCTGGGGCCGTTCGCGCTCGAACAGGGCCACGGCCTGTTCACCGTCTTCCGCACTAATGACGTCGTAACTCTCGCGGACGAGGTTCGCACGGATCATCAGTCGGGTCGTCGCCTCATCGTCGACGACGAGGACCTTGAGAGCCTGCGTCGTCGTCATGTCTCAGAGAACTTTGAACAGCTGATCAAAGTTCGCCACTTTGAGGATTTCCATGACCTCATCGCAGACGTTCATGATCTTGATATCAGCCGAATCGTTACCGGCGAACTCCCGAAGCAGGAGAAGCATTCCCAGGGCCGAGCTATCCATATACTCGACTCCGTTCATGTCGACGGTCACGGACATCCCGGGTTTCAACGCGTCGACGTACGCCGAACGAAAGTCACGGTGAACTCCAAAGTCGAAGCGGCCCGCTACGCGGATGGTGAGGTCTGTACCCGATATGCGTGATGCTACTGACTGGCTCAAGGCTCTCGCCTCCTTT includes:
- a CDS encoding SpoIIE family protein phosphatase — translated: MTTTQALKVLVVDDEATTRLMIRANLVRESYDVISAEDGEQAVALFERERPQAVIMDLEMPVMDGYEATQEIKRMAGDLFVPVIFLTATLDEDALVRCIECGGDDFLSKPVSNPVLLAKLSAQLRIYQMTETMITQRDELRLNQIQNEQDMRIAEKVFARMVNQDTSEIGNVRKLVSPASVLSGDVLLVTTAPNGSVRVLLGDFTGHGLSAAIGTPLVCEVFYGMTAKGFSIVDVVNEMNKKLHKVLPTGLFFACVVLQLEIGEDRLTSWCGGIPDAMVRGVNGGIKHRIPSRNLALGIVGKLGANSGTTSHSLEVGDRILACSDGLAEAFNPDGELFGQKRLEKIYCEHPDSEAAFDQLSRSIADFTEGEEQTDDITMVEIVHDGRCPEKLAVGAVEKEGDLRAADWEAHFKFGVETLRAIDPLPLIVQLLAEIQGLSQHREHIYTILAELFRNSLDHGLLGLDSILKQTPDGFEKYYQLREERLAALSEGMIRIELQHEPRTTGGRLLILLEDSGPGFDYGEWENSWLSDLRAKSGRGIALVQTLCESVTYLGDGSSVCASYIWDHDGDAQGASEGT
- a CDS encoding STAS domain-containing protein, translated to MSQSVASRISGTDLTIRVAGRFDFGVHRDFRSAYVDALKPGMSVTVDMNGVEYMDSSALGMLLLLREFAGNDSADIKIMNVCDEVMEILKVANFDQLFKVL